A single window of Chondrinema litorale DNA harbors:
- a CDS encoding PepSY-associated TM helix domain-containing protein, with translation MSSKKNNRKFKSIMGFVHLWLGLISGIIVFIIAITGCFYAFQAELRDLTEPYRSVEVENKAALPPSYFEKVAHETLPGKHLHGINYPGADKAVEIIYFDFAPNYHYFYVFANPYTGEVLKVKNMEEDFFQFILDGHFYLWLPPEIGQPVVAYATLVFVVMLITGIVLWWPKNKAAAKQRFSIKWSARWRRKNYDIHNVLGFYSYFIALILALTGLVWGFQWFAQGAYLALGGEKSTMYLEPQSDTTNIATLTANTDLPPIDKIWHKMLDEYPNAESIEVHVAETKTGPIAANANPDASTFWQVDYRYFDQYTLEEIPVDHIYGRQAALDNADKVFRMNYDIHTGAILGFAGKLLAFFASLIVASLPITGFYIWYGRRKKKKAAKDTSSNQAQRQTQSARKSFKPKKREKVSQEVTS, from the coding sequence ATGAGCAGCAAAAAGAACAACAGAAAGTTTAAGAGCATTATGGGTTTTGTCCACTTATGGTTGGGCTTAATTTCCGGAATTATTGTTTTCATAATTGCTATTACTGGTTGTTTTTATGCTTTTCAAGCCGAATTGAGAGACCTTACTGAGCCATATAGATCAGTTGAAGTAGAAAACAAAGCTGCTTTACCTCCATCTTATTTTGAAAAAGTAGCTCACGAAACTCTTCCAGGTAAACACCTACATGGTATCAATTATCCGGGAGCTGATAAAGCAGTTGAAATTATCTATTTCGATTTTGCTCCTAACTATCATTACTTCTACGTTTTTGCCAATCCATATACTGGAGAAGTGCTTAAAGTAAAAAACATGGAAGAAGATTTCTTTCAGTTTATTCTTGATGGTCACTTTTACCTTTGGCTACCACCAGAAATTGGGCAACCAGTTGTTGCTTATGCTACACTAGTTTTTGTAGTAATGCTCATTACAGGTATTGTACTTTGGTGGCCTAAAAACAAAGCTGCTGCAAAACAGCGATTCAGTATAAAATGGAGTGCAAGGTGGAGAAGAAAAAACTACGATATACATAATGTACTCGGTTTTTACTCTTATTTCATTGCATTAATATTGGCTTTAACCGGACTAGTTTGGGGATTCCAATGGTTTGCCCAAGGTGCTTATCTAGCTTTAGGAGGTGAGAAATCAACCATGTATCTAGAACCTCAATCAGATACCACAAACATTGCTACTTTAACTGCTAATACTGACTTACCACCTATTGATAAAATCTGGCATAAAATGCTCGATGAATACCCAAATGCAGAATCTATTGAGGTACATGTTGCCGAAACTAAAACAGGACCAATTGCGGCCAATGCTAACCCAGACGCAAGCACTTTTTGGCAAGTAGATTACCGTTACTTCGACCAGTATACTTTAGAAGAAATTCCTGTAGATCATATATATGGAAGACAAGCAGCATTGGATAATGCTGATAAAGTATTCAGAATGAATTACGATATACATACCGGCGCTATACTTGGTTTTGCAGGAAAACTGTTAGCCTTTTTCGCGAGCTTAATTGTTGCTAGTTTACCAATAACCGGTTTTTACATCTGGTATGGTAGAAGAAAAAAGAAAAAAGCAGCAAAAGATACAAGCTCTAATCAAGCTCAAAGACAAACTCAATCTGCCAGAAAAAGCTTTAAACCTAAGAAAAGAGAGAAAGTTTCTCAAGAGGTAACTTCATAA
- a CDS encoding (2Fe-2S)-binding protein, giving the protein MKEAIKMKVNGLEQTIDTEPDTPLLYVLRNNLTLNGPKFGCGLGQCGACIVLFNGKSIPSCQIPISAANNAEIVTLEGLADEAGHLHPVQQSFIDEQAAQCGYCTNGMIIASVSLLEENANPTDEEIRNKLQSNICRCGVHSRVIRAVKKAAAL; this is encoded by the coding sequence ATGAAAGAAGCCATTAAGATGAAAGTGAATGGACTGGAACAGACTATTGACACTGAACCAGACACACCCTTACTCTATGTTTTAAGAAATAATTTGACACTAAATGGCCCTAAGTTTGGCTGCGGACTTGGCCAATGTGGAGCTTGTATAGTGCTATTCAATGGAAAGTCTATTCCCTCTTGCCAAATACCTATAAGTGCAGCAAATAACGCAGAAATAGTCACCTTAGAAGGTCTGGCAGATGAAGCCGGCCATTTACACCCTGTTCAACAATCTTTTATTGATGAACAAGCCGCTCAATGTGGCTATTGTACAAATGGGATGATCATCGCCTCTGTATCTCTTTTAGAAGAAAATGCCAATCCAACAGATGAAGAAATCAGAAATAAGTTACAAAGCAATATATGCCGATGTGGTGTGCATTCACGAGTAATTAGAGCTGTAAAAAAAGCCGCTGCACTTTAA
- a CDS encoding xanthine dehydrogenase family protein molybdopterin-binding subunit, translated as MQNLKTSRRTFIKSAGFLSIGFTMFGSSCIQRSDAPISSNAVDDSRVNAWLQVLENGKVKILTGKMELGQGVKTAIMQVAAEELNTDMSLIEIHVAETDITPNEGYTAGSRSIETSAMSVRNAAACTREKLIELASKELEVDQNALTLKDATISGGHKQISLYELLKGKQLTEKVGEPKTIFAKTERKVVGKPISRKDIADIVQAKLHFIHDLRFDGMVHARIIRPITYTSKLVSVDENLLNKEEGFKKLVKVGSFLGVIAEEEFQTIKLAKTIKKNAQWENPETLPANTPLKELIQSLPADTETDKASGDWETSIQQTKIQHKASYFKPYIMHAANGPSCAIALFKEGKLNIWTHSQGVYPLRSTLSSLLELAEDKIHIQGVPGSGCYGHNAADDVAAEAAILAKNYPDKHIRLQWMREEENSWEPYGTAMLMELEAGLDENGKIQGWKYDLWSDGHSTRPGRNAENLLPARYMDKGYKRPASGFRGGATRNAEPYYEIANMQLQSHIFTGPLRRSALRGLGAYANIFAIESFIDELAEKANIEPIDFRTMHLKDARALYCLQKLKTNIRNVKSAENEGLGFAFSRYKNSASYCGVAAHVFVDRKKGAVKVKKMWAVIDSGETINPDGLKNQTEGGMIQSASWALKEAVTFDENHITSIDWASYPIFRYNDAPETEVEVIDRVDQPPLGAGEAAQGPATAAIVNAIHKATGIRIRELPLNQELLKKP; from the coding sequence ATGCAAAACCTTAAAACATCAAGAAGAACTTTTATAAAATCGGCAGGTTTTCTCAGCATTGGTTTTACCATGTTTGGAAGTAGCTGTATACAAAGAAGTGATGCTCCAATTAGTAGCAATGCTGTAGATGATAGCCGAGTTAATGCTTGGCTACAAGTACTTGAAAATGGTAAAGTAAAAATTCTGACAGGTAAAATGGAACTTGGCCAAGGTGTAAAAACTGCGATTATGCAAGTTGCTGCCGAAGAATTAAACACAGACATGAGTTTGATAGAAATACATGTGGCAGAAACTGATATTACTCCAAATGAAGGTTACACAGCAGGTAGCCGATCGATTGAAACTAGTGCCATGTCTGTGAGAAATGCAGCTGCTTGCACCAGAGAAAAATTAATAGAATTAGCATCTAAAGAACTAGAGGTAGATCAAAATGCGCTTACTTTAAAAGATGCGACAATAAGTGGTGGGCATAAACAAATTAGCCTTTATGAATTATTAAAGGGCAAACAATTAACAGAAAAAGTTGGCGAGCCTAAAACCATATTTGCAAAAACAGAAAGAAAAGTAGTTGGTAAACCCATTTCCAGAAAAGACATTGCCGACATTGTACAAGCCAAGCTACATTTTATCCATGATTTACGCTTTGATGGAATGGTACATGCACGCATTATCAGACCAATAACTTATACTTCTAAACTAGTTTCTGTTGATGAAAACCTTTTGAATAAGGAAGAAGGATTTAAAAAGTTAGTGAAAGTAGGTAGCTTTCTTGGCGTAATTGCAGAAGAAGAATTTCAGACAATAAAACTGGCTAAGACGATCAAAAAAAATGCTCAATGGGAGAATCCAGAAACTCTTCCGGCTAATACTCCACTCAAAGAATTGATACAATCACTACCTGCAGATACTGAAACAGATAAAGCATCTGGAGATTGGGAAACTTCTATTCAGCAAACCAAAATACAGCATAAAGCGAGCTACTTTAAACCATATATTATGCACGCTGCAAATGGTCCTTCTTGTGCAATAGCTTTGTTTAAAGAGGGTAAGTTAAACATCTGGACACATAGCCAAGGAGTTTATCCGCTCAGAAGTACTTTATCTAGCTTATTGGAATTAGCCGAAGATAAAATCCACATTCAAGGAGTACCCGGTTCTGGTTGCTATGGTCATAATGCTGCCGATGATGTAGCAGCAGAAGCTGCCATTCTTGCTAAGAATTACCCGGACAAACATATTCGTTTGCAATGGATGCGTGAAGAAGAAAACAGTTGGGAACCTTATGGTACAGCCATGTTAATGGAGTTAGAAGCGGGCTTAGATGAAAACGGTAAAATACAAGGTTGGAAATACGATCTTTGGTCTGATGGACATAGTACCAGACCGGGTAGAAATGCCGAAAACCTTTTACCTGCTCGCTATATGGACAAAGGCTATAAAAGACCTGCTTCTGGTTTTAGAGGTGGAGCTACAAGAAACGCTGAACCCTATTACGAGATAGCTAATATGCAATTACAATCGCACATTTTTACAGGTCCATTAAGAAGGTCTGCTCTAAGAGGACTAGGTGCTTACGCTAATATTTTTGCCATAGAATCTTTTATAGATGAGCTGGCCGAAAAAGCGAATATAGAACCCATAGATTTTAGAACCATGCATCTAAAAGATGCTCGTGCCTTGTATTGTTTGCAAAAACTAAAAACCAATATACGAAATGTAAAATCAGCAGAAAACGAAGGTTTGGGTTTTGCTTTTTCCAGATATAAAAACTCAGCCTCTTACTGTGGTGTTGCTGCGCATGTTTTCGTAGATAGAAAAAAGGGAGCAGTAAAAGTGAAGAAAATGTGGGCTGTTATCGATTCGGGGGAAACAATTAATCCAGATGGCTTAAAAAACCAGACCGAAGGTGGAATGATTCAATCTGCAAGTTGGGCTTTAAAAGAAGCTGTAACTTTTGATGAAAACCATATTACAAGCATAGATTGGGCTAGCTACCCTATTTTCAGATATAATGATGCCCCAGAAACAGAAGTTGAAGTGATTGATAGAGTAGATCAACCACCATTAGGTGCTGGTGAAGCTGCACAAGGGCCAGCAACTGCCGCCATTGTTAATGCTATACACAAAGCAACAGGAATTAGAATTAGAGAATTGCCATTAAATCAAGAATTGCTGAAAAAGCCTTAA